GACTTTGGACCGCCCTCCATGGGCTATGTGCAGGCCATGAAGCCGCCCGGCACTCAGGGCTCCCAGAGCACCTACACGGACCTGCTGTATGTCATAGAGGAAATGGGCAAGGAGATCCGGCCCACCTATGCCGGAAGCAAGAGTGCTATGGAGCGCCTGAAGAGAGGCATCATCCACGCCCGGGCCCTGGTCAGAGAGTGCCTGGCCGAGACAGAGCGCAACGCCAGAACGTAACGAAAGCGCCCTCGCCTCCTCGCCTGGACCTTGCAGAGCACTGACCTCTCCCCGTCCTCCACCCAGAGTCGCACTTCCAGCCCTGTGTCCCTGGGTGGGCACCCTTCAGGAACCAGCTCACTCCAGCCTGCAGCACTGGTCGAGGGCCCTCCAAGTGTCAGCCGCCAGGTCACTGTGAATCCCCCCTCCCCATGACCTGCCATCAGTGCTGATCCACAGGGAGCCTTCACCTTCCCGTGCCCCCCTCCCACCTAGCCAGCACCGAGGACTACTTCCTTTCCAACCCCTTGTCCCCAGCAGGCGCCTGGAAGGCTGGTCGCCTCCCTGCCTTGTCCCCCTGGGCCACAGCGACTCTTTTCTCAGTGTGTCTTTTGCTAAATGCGccctttttatataaaataaagctGATTTGGAgttgttcaaaaaaaaaaagagttataatctcagaaactcacaggggaagttctatcctgttccatagggttgccatgagtcagaattgactcaatagggtcaccatgagtaggagCAGACTCGAGGGCGGTGAGTTGAGCTACTACCACtggaaagggagccctggtggcatagtgggtccaTGCGTGGGGGCTCACTGCAAGACTGGAAGTGTGTACCCAGCAGCTTCTTCATGGGAGAAACATGTGtccctctgctcctgtaaagattgacagccttgggaaacTGGTGGGGAGGTCTACTCTGTTGCCATTAGTCCACATCAATTTAATGGCAATAGGTttgtttgttgtggtggtggttgttgttataATGCCAGACTCACACATGGCGGATAAATAAGGGGTTGCCGCGCAGGCGCTAAAGAACTGCGCCTTCTGGGAACCTGCTTGTCCTTGTTCTTAGTTGGCCATCAAGTAGGCTCTGACTCATGTGACTGACGTCCAACAGGATGCAGCgtagcccagccctgcaccatctccaGGATCGTTGGGGTGTGGATCCATACGTACGGCTGTCATCCCCATCTATCTCGCGGGGTCCCTTGCTTTCACTTTACCActgtcctcgcttctaaggagcatctagttgcacttcttccaagaccttaTTCTGGCGCCTACAGCATatccagtattctttgccagcaccgtagtttgcagtggctggcctggtggttagcagtctaacatggAAGTCACtcagccaccagggcacctgacaCACCGCGTCACCTTAGATAAAACGAATCTTTCATTTGGAGTTGGGCTATTCTTTGACTTtcgtttgtctttttcttttgaaacTTGCTGTCGAGAGAGTCAGCCTTGAACATGGACATGTGCTGCCAGGTGGTTTTGCTTTGGTCACCGGGATAGCGTGAGCAATAAGGCACCAGGCTGGTCCATCTTCAGCAAACAGAAAGCAGAGAGTCAGGTAGTGACTACAGAACCAGGGCACCCAATGTTAACGGGTACAACAGTCCCTGGAGCCCGGGCACCTGGTCTTTGGAATGTGGGACCCAGGGAATTAAGAAAGtgggggggaactgatcacaatgatctacatatgaccccctccctgggggatggacaatacaaaagtggatggagggagacatcagttagtgtaagacatgaaaaaataaaaataatttttaaaataaataaaataatttataaattatcaagggttcatgagggagggagggtgtggagggaggggggatgaggagctgataccaaggtctcaagtagaaacaaaatgttttgaaaatgatgatggtaacaaatatacaaatgttcttgacacaatagatggatggatggatggattgtgataagagttgtatgagcccccagtaaaatgattttttaaaaataattaaaaaattttaaaaagaaaagaaagtaggaGATGGATGGAAAACTCTTAGGAGACTTTCAGGAAAGACTTTACTTAGGAATGGGGGTTTTCGAACTAGAGGATAAAATGCTTTCAGAGGAGCTGTGAtgtgcacccctcccccaccccactccccaacaCACACCCCTTTTGCCCCATTTGTCTCCAGGCCCCGATTGTGCAAAAGCGAACGATATAGACGGCTCTCTCGCTAAAGTGAGGACAGATTGGATttggtgagtgcttgtcagttaaAATCCAGCGCTGGCCCATtggtaaactcacaggggccacagCTGTCTGGCCCAGTTCTCCATCAAGCCTCATCCTTGGGGCTCGGCCCAGATGAAGGTTTATACTGATCTGCCAGTTATTGAGAGAAACCCAGAAGGTGGAGTCCACGTTCAACCACGTTTCTCTCTGTGGGGAGCAGCAGCCACAGGGCAAACGCTAGATGTGGACACTGCTGCCAGCCCAGGTGACTGGCACCCAGGGGACGCCAGAACCTGCTGCTGGcggtgagagggggagggagggggaccgaCCACCCGGCAccagccagagagagaaactggaCTGTAAGGACTCCCCGGTGGTTGATGTGTTCAGGAGTCCTGTGTTTGCCCGAGTgcggagactttttttttttttacccataaaagaataaattaattaaaagaccaaaaaatgttaaagaaagaaaaacctgtaaatactaGGCGAGTCCTTCCGTCAGGTTTGATGGGGTgctatgctctggccccagagtctgtcctttgtactccccaggggctccctgctctgctcccatggttgctgtgtCACAGGCTTTTAGTAGTTTGCCtctgtgtcacagggtcagtctgggccagtccccgtcctgagtctccagtgttgtcccccttagggccctgggccagcaagggacagcatgtctcacagtggaatcagccatatggtccactctgtgcattagctgttcagagcagggatatcatcctccaggcctggtggccaggatgtgctccactctctcttcctcccccttcatttgctcccatttgctctgatcagacgcgtccctctcccctagctgcagcttcagggccttcctctcaagtaaattcttctggggggaggggcagttgtccatgtagctgctATGGGGACCAAGCcctcaggcctctccactggctccccactccttgctgacactgcatttgtctggcactggctttaaatctggtacctctttccctgtggagacataatctGTGGGGAACCAGCCGCCCTAGGGGGACCAAGGTGTGCCAGAAACCAGTCTCCGAGACCAATAGAAAATAGGAAACCACCTCTCCAGGTCTAGGAAGAAGAAATGCTGGGGCTCCCACAAGACGACGTCCCTCCAACAGCCTTTAGGGGGGATGGGATGAAGCTTTAGGAGAGCAAACCCGGGATAAAGAAAAGCAAACAGACACAAAAGGTTAGACCCTGCTGCTTCATTCAGCCGAGAGAGCCCATCTTTCACCTTCTGTGCGGCTCCAGCTCGGCTGGGTCTGGGGGCTCTGTCTAGATCGACAGGAGACCCTCTCTCGAGAGGAGGGGGCCTGTGTCTGCAGCTGGCTGGAAGGGGAGTGAATGCATTgcaaccagtccagggactgtgtCCCCTTagcgaggggagggagggaaactcACTCTCCCTCAAAATCCTAGACTCCTCTgacttgcctgcctgccacccCTGTGCCACAGGGCAGAGAGACAGGGGCTGACAAAACGGAAGAAACTGGACCCACGGGCCCATTCTACGGCGCTTTGAGAAAGGATGAAAACAATACGCAGGAATCATCTGCAGTTTCCCCCGCTCCCCAACAGCAGATGTTCCCCTTCGGGAGGGCCCCACAGGCCAAGGGCAAATTAGATATGTCAACGCCCCTCTTACCAGTAGGGGAGTTCGAAATTTCAAGAAAGACATGAACTCCTTCCTTGAAGACCCCTTCATTAGATCAATGGCTGGGTCCAGTGATTATACTTGGGTAGAAAGGGTGCCCATCATGGCCGTTCTGTTTGCAGGGGAAGAGAGGGGGTGATTAGAAGAGCCCTCCTAGGGAGTGAGAGGCTCCTCCTCTcgagcaccccctcccccacactgaCTCAGAGTGGGCCAGGAATGCCCCACAATTATAAGTATATAATTCAGAGTATGGCAATGGGCGTCGCTTTACTTCCAGAGCCTTGAAGGGAAAAATGGCACCCTCCCTCCTcaggaaaagtgaaaaaaaaaaaaaaaaagaatcagactCTTAAATAGTAAATTATTAAATTAATCTTAGAAACCCAATTGCCAAAGACCAAGTGCCTCTCAGCCTGAGGGGCTGTGCTTCGAATCAGGAAGCCTCAAAGAGGGACTCAAGGCTGTCCTCTGGTGAGCTACTGCCTGGGCTCCCCTGCCTGCCACGGGCCACAGGCCTGCCTGTCAAGGACGACAAAGAGCAACTTCTAATGAAGGTGCTGGCCctttcttctgtgttgtcaaccATCAGCTTAAATCAAGACTCCTGGCCTAGACCCCTCCCCTTGAATGAACTGTTGGTCACTTCCAGCCAGGAAACTGGGTGCTGATCAGCACCCCTTAGCAAAACAAGGGGACAAACTTCAGCTGACCTGGAGGCCCCCCACCAAGCGCTGCTGCGGGAAGCGAACATGGAGGGAAATATGAGGAGGGCTACATTCCCTGCCTCAGGACCGTGGGAACTTGAAAGCCGGTATTCCACGTAGGAAAGCGTCCACCTTGGTAAATTAcaaataaagtccaagtacattatgctGTCTTAAATATCATGCTCACAGATTTTCCCCATAACATCTGTGCTGCCGTAAAGTGAGCATATGGTTGATGATagctccctatagaagcagacggtAGCCTTTGGCTCCCTGTTCCCGCTGTGTCACCAAATTCCCTCATCCCTTCCCCcggtgcaggtattaggtttccccCGCTGTGAGCTCAGAGACCTTAATGAAGATACCACCCACCTGTGACATGTAACTACTGGATATACATGTCTTAAAGCTACCTAGAAACGTCCCAAGACATTGGAGGCTCActctcacttctcccagttccacgtggaccatcgagaggcgctgaggtgagcatgctaccagacAATGTGTCTGACACCTTAATTTTAGTCTCTCTCCTACCCTTCTTATCCTCTAGGACTTTACGATAATCTTTCTATATTATCGCCGTACACGTGTGCTTCTGGCCCTTTGGGCTGATGGACGCTGGCTTCCTCTGACAGCTGGCCACCGAGATGACCATCTGGACCGTGGGGAGAGGGTGCACTCATGATGTTTGAGTGAAAGGCCCTGTTCAGTAGAACTCACCCCAAGAGAGAAGGGGCAGTCGGTGGAAGGCACATGCCTTGACCACAGAACCCCGCAAAGGGTCCCTGAGAAGGGGAAAGAAACTGCTTCATCACAGTTCTTTCTACTAATGGCTGAGTGTGGACATTGCGTAGCTGCGTAAGGAGCAGTAGGATGTGCCCTATGCTCCCGTCAAACTGATAGTTAATGTGACCAAGACTATGTGCCCCTTAGTCTTCAAATGTAATGGCTGTAACAACCCAAACCGAGTAAGTAAAAGCCATAAGGCCAATGCTAGAGATAGACAGGACGTGGAAGTGTGAAGGCCTGGGTGGAATGGGTTAAAT
The Tenrec ecaudatus isolate mTenEca1 chromosome 3, mTenEca1.hap1, whole genome shotgun sequence DNA segment above includes these coding regions:
- the LOC142443659 gene encoding cyclin-dependent kinase 2-associated protein 2-like — its product is MSYKPIAPAPSSTPGSSTPGPGTPVPTAGSVPSPSGSGQGAAAPFRPLFNDFGPPSMGYVQAMKPPGTQGSQSTYTDLLYVIEEMGKEIRPTYAGSKSAMERLKRGIIHARALVRECLAETERNART